The following proteins are encoded in a genomic region of Holophagales bacterium:
- a CDS encoding sucrose synthase codes for MLSRLHDFAETHPDVFVLLMNRWLRDGRGVLLRSDLVRGFDDVRLAYAQADLAATALGMAVAAVQEGIFRAPWAAFSFRIGPGRWAYARIHADRLVPEEISSTEFLRFKEGLVTHADAVDPLELDFGPFSRGFPRLTEPRSIGQGLSFLNRHLASQLFRDGGAGADRIHSFLGLHALEGRSLLLRVGFPDTAALRSALRKGHALLATANPGTPWSDLEERLAGLGFAPGWGATAGRAAETMSLLIDLFEAPSAELLEAFLARVPMISRVLVLSPHGWFGQSGVLGLPDTGGQVVYILDQVRALEREMRDRMAVQGVDVEPRIVVVTRLIPEAGSTGCDERLEPIDGCRSAVILRVPFREADGSVVRSFLSRFKVWPYLHRFSREVEREAAAEMGGRPDLILGNYSDGNLVAALIGMRLGVTHATIAHALEKTKYLLSALHWQEMEEEYAFSVQYTADLFAMNSADFIVTSTYQEIAGTSEAVGQYESYSSFTMPGLYRVVNGVDVFDPRFNIVSPGADEDVYFPFTEGARRLGSLAPMLEELVLGDPGPTARGRLVSPERPIVFTMARLDRIKNLAGLVSWWANDERLRGLANLVVVGGHVDTSLCADGEEREQALLLHDLMTRHALDGGVRWIGRRLDRHLTGELYRWVADRRGVFVQPALFEAFGLTVVEAMVSGLPVFATCHGGPSEIIEDGRSGFHVDPNDGAAATARIADFLERCAADPRAWSVISEAGIARVAARYTWRRYAERIMTFSRIYGFWKFVSGLERQETARYLQTLDHLLLGPRAAAVRGGAG; via the coding sequence GGCCGTCGCCGCCGTGCAGGAGGGGATCTTCCGGGCGCCGTGGGCCGCCTTCTCCTTTCGGATCGGCCCCGGCCGGTGGGCCTACGCCCGGATCCACGCCGACCGCCTCGTCCCCGAGGAGATCTCCAGCACCGAGTTCCTCCGCTTCAAGGAAGGCCTCGTGACGCACGCGGACGCCGTGGACCCGCTCGAGCTCGACTTCGGCCCCTTCTCCCGCGGCTTTCCGCGACTGACCGAACCGCGGTCGATCGGCCAGGGGCTCTCGTTCCTCAACCGGCACCTCGCCAGCCAGCTCTTCCGCGACGGCGGCGCCGGGGCCGACCGGATCCACAGCTTCCTCGGCCTCCACGCTCTCGAGGGACGCTCGCTCCTCCTCCGCGTGGGCTTTCCGGACACCGCGGCCCTGAGGTCGGCCCTCAGGAAGGGGCACGCGCTCCTCGCCACGGCCAACCCCGGGACCCCGTGGAGCGACCTCGAGGAACGCCTCGCCGGGCTCGGCTTCGCGCCCGGCTGGGGCGCGACCGCGGGGCGCGCCGCCGAGACGATGAGCCTCCTCATCGACCTCTTCGAGGCTCCCTCGGCCGAGCTTCTCGAGGCGTTCCTCGCCCGCGTCCCGATGATCTCGCGCGTCCTCGTCCTGTCTCCGCACGGGTGGTTCGGCCAGTCGGGGGTCCTCGGCCTGCCGGACACCGGCGGGCAGGTCGTCTACATCCTCGACCAGGTCCGCGCGCTGGAGCGCGAGATGCGGGACCGGATGGCGGTGCAGGGGGTCGACGTCGAGCCGCGGATCGTCGTCGTCACGCGCCTCATCCCCGAAGCGGGGTCGACCGGCTGCGACGAGCGGCTCGAGCCGATCGACGGCTGCCGGAGCGCCGTCATCCTGAGGGTCCCGTTCCGCGAGGCCGACGGCAGCGTCGTCCGCTCCTTTCTCTCCCGCTTCAAGGTCTGGCCCTACCTCCACCGCTTCTCGCGCGAGGTCGAGCGCGAGGCCGCGGCGGAGATGGGCGGGCGCCCCGACCTGATCCTCGGGAACTACTCCGACGGCAACCTCGTCGCGGCCCTGATCGGGATGCGCCTCGGCGTGACGCACGCGACGATCGCCCACGCCCTGGAGAAGACGAAGTACCTCCTCTCCGCCCTCCACTGGCAGGAGATGGAGGAGGAGTACGCCTTCTCCGTCCAGTACACCGCCGACCTCTTCGCGATGAACAGCGCCGACTTCATCGTGACGAGCACCTACCAGGAGATCGCCGGGACGAGTGAGGCGGTCGGGCAGTACGAGAGCTACTCTTCGTTCACCATGCCCGGTCTCTACCGCGTCGTGAACGGCGTCGACGTCTTCGACCCGCGGTTCAACATCGTCTCGCCCGGCGCGGACGAGGACGTCTACTTCCCGTTCACCGAAGGTGCGCGACGCCTCGGGAGCCTCGCGCCGATGCTCGAGGAGCTCGTCCTCGGCGACCCGGGGCCCACGGCCCGCGGGCGCCTCGTCTCGCCGGAGCGGCCGATCGTCTTCACGATGGCCCGCCTCGACCGGATCAAGAACCTCGCCGGCCTCGTCTCGTGGTGGGCGAACGACGAGCGGCTCCGGGGCCTCGCGAACCTCGTCGTCGTCGGCGGGCACGTCGACACGAGCCTCTGCGCCGACGGCGAGGAGCGCGAGCAGGCGCTCCTGCTGCACGACCTCATGACCCGCCACGCGCTCGACGGCGGGGTCCGCTGGATCGGCCGGCGGCTCGACCGCCACCTGACGGGCGAGCTCTATCGCTGGGTCGCGGACCGGCGCGGCGTCTTCGTTCAGCCCGCCCTCTTCGAGGCCTTCGGCCTGACGGTCGTCGAGGCGATGGTGTCGGGCCTTCCGGTCTTCGCGACCTGCCACGGGGGCCCTTCGGAGATCATCGAGGACGGCCGCTCGGGCTTCCACGTCGACCCCAACGACGGGGCCGCCGCCACGGCGCGGATCGCGGACTTCCTCGAGCGCTGCGCCGCAGACCCCCGGGCCTGGAGCGTGATCTCCGAGGCCGGCATCGCGCGGGTCGCGGCCCGCTACACGTGGCGCCGCTACGCGGAGAGGATCATGACGTTCTCGCGGATCTACGGCTTCTGGAAGTTCGTCTCCGGCCTCGAGCGGCAGGAGACGGCGCGCTATCTGCAGACCCTCGACCACCTCCTCCTCGGGCCGCGGGCCGCGGCCGTCCGTGGAGGCGCTGGCTGA
- a CDS encoding chloride channel protein — MLVAVVLIGAGCGLVAVAFHGAIEFVRALLVGTAMDRTSGLVRGALLVTFPAAAGALLAWLVPRLAPRAGGGLALVRRAYAGEPSTLLDGRTLVGAFGANALSLGAGTPLGPEGPTVVLTSGFAVRAARALGLPGRMVRGMVPIGTAAGIAAIFSAPITGVVFALEEILGAASRGVLGGSLLAAVAAAVVERTFLGGERLLPASPARWGDLRELLGFAVLGLLCGAAAGWLPRVVPILQKGLTKLVERAGRGAFVARGAIAGAVAGLLGVVAPETLGIGYPAVAEWLGGGGTGPQAAIAFAAKLAGVALALAAPLVGGIFAPSLFLGASLGAAAGHLGQFLFPMAHVEPGAWALVGMGAFFAGFLRTPIASVLIVFEVTGDYGLILPQMLAVVLASVVARRISRETLVERALGPGAARRSFDGADPLARRRVRDVMTTELRAPRASMTALEAARTAAGTRHEQYPVVDEDGVLAGILFARDLDAAILENRQDTSAGSLALPPVLVLTPDLTLADAALRLAQAGETRAPVVASLETQRLVGFLSSSDLIRARLHVHEEEGSGPSMADLG; from the coding sequence GTGCTCGTCGCGGTCGTCCTGATCGGGGCGGGGTGCGGCCTCGTGGCCGTCGCGTTCCACGGCGCGATCGAGTTCGTCCGGGCCCTCCTCGTCGGCACGGCTATGGACCGGACGAGCGGGCTCGTGCGCGGCGCGCTCCTCGTCACCTTCCCCGCCGCGGCCGGGGCCCTCCTGGCCTGGCTCGTTCCCCGCCTGGCGCCGCGCGCCGGGGGCGGGCTCGCCCTCGTGCGGAGGGCGTACGCGGGAGAGCCCTCGACCCTCCTCGACGGGCGGACGCTCGTCGGCGCGTTCGGCGCGAACGCCCTCTCGCTCGGCGCCGGGACGCCCCTCGGCCCCGAGGGGCCGACCGTCGTCCTGACGAGCGGATTCGCCGTGCGGGCCGCACGCGCCCTCGGGCTGCCGGGTCGCATGGTCCGCGGGATGGTGCCGATCGGCACCGCGGCGGGGATCGCCGCCATCTTCAGCGCGCCGATCACCGGTGTCGTCTTCGCGCTCGAGGAGATCCTGGGGGCGGCCTCGCGCGGCGTCCTCGGCGGCTCGCTCCTGGCCGCCGTCGCGGCGGCCGTCGTCGAGCGGACGTTCCTCGGAGGCGAACGGCTCCTTCCCGCCTCTCCCGCCCGGTGGGGCGACCTGCGCGAGCTCCTCGGCTTCGCGGTCCTCGGCCTTCTCTGCGGGGCGGCGGCCGGGTGGCTTCCGCGCGTCGTCCCGATCCTCCAGAAGGGCCTCACGAAGCTCGTGGAGCGGGCGGGGCGCGGCGCGTTCGTCGCGCGCGGCGCGATCGCCGGGGCCGTCGCGGGCCTCCTCGGCGTCGTGGCGCCGGAGACGCTCGGCATCGGCTACCCCGCCGTCGCCGAGTGGCTCGGGGGCGGGGGGACCGGCCCGCAGGCGGCGATCGCGTTCGCCGCCAAGCTCGCGGGGGTCGCCCTCGCGCTCGCGGCGCCGCTCGTGGGCGGCATCTTCGCGCCGTCGCTGTTCCTCGGGGCGTCCCTCGGCGCCGCTGCCGGGCACCTCGGGCAGTTCCTCTTCCCGATGGCGCACGTCGAGCCGGGAGCCTGGGCCCTCGTCGGGATGGGAGCGTTCTTCGCGGGCTTCCTCAGGACGCCGATCGCGTCCGTCCTGATCGTCTTCGAGGTGACGGGCGACTACGGCCTCATCCTGCCGCAGATGCTGGCGGTCGTCCTCGCTTCCGTCGTCGCGCGCCGGATCTCGCGCGAGACGCTCGTCGAGCGGGCCCTCGGGCCCGGGGCCGCGCGGCGCTCCTTCGACGGCGCCGACCCGCTCGCGCGCCGGCGGGTGCGCGACGTGATGACGACCGAGCTCCGCGCTCCGCGCGCGTCGATGACGGCCCTCGAGGCGGCGCGGACCGCCGCGGGGACGCGGCACGAGCAGTACCCCGTCGTCGACGAGGACGGCGTCCTCGCGGGCATCCTCTTCGCGAGAGACCTCGACGCCGCGATTCTCGAGAACCGTCAGGACACGAGCGCCGGGAGCCTCGCGCTCCCCCCCGTCCTCGTCCTCACGCCCGACCTGACGCTCGCCGATGCCGCCCTCCGTCTCGCCCAGGCCGGCGAGACGCGCGCCCCGGTCGTCGCGTCTCTCGAAACGCAACGGCTCGTCGGCTTCCTCTCGTCGTCCGACCTGATCCGCGCGCGGCTCCACGTTCACGAGGAGGAGGGCTCGGGCCCGTCGATGGCGGACCTCGGATGA
- a CDS encoding ABC transporter substrate-binding protein — MSARGAGAAPALALLLAVSGCRAGETPPGNGVTLRMLVPANERPFWMPLTESFTKARPGTRIVLEEGPVPTDLRESLTTAALLSADGAFDLVYLDVTWTSKLAAAGWLLPLDGEIGEAERSAFLPQALAAGFFRGRLYRIPFRTDVGLLYYRADLLAAAGIAPPRTFAELEAAARRLQSPPERWGFLWQGAQYEGLVCFFLEVLHGHGGSWIDPGTLEVGLDRPQAEAALSFLLRARAPGGISPQGVAAYKEEETRHLFQSGRAVFLRSWPYVWRLAQREGSAVAGKIGVLPVPTLSGDAGSGTLGGWGLAVARSSRHPAEALAFVRHATTLESQRLFCEATGFAPARADAYENPALLAANPFLADLRRIHAGATPRPVIARYAQASDILQRHLTAALAGLSTPRAALASAARETRLVIGDAP, encoded by the coding sequence ATGAGCGCGCGCGGGGCCGGCGCCGCGCCGGCACTCGCTCTGCTGCTCGCGGTCTCCGGGTGTCGCGCGGGAGAGACGCCCCCCGGCAACGGCGTCACGCTCCGGATGCTCGTGCCGGCGAACGAGCGCCCCTTCTGGATGCCCCTCACCGAGAGCTTCACGAAAGCCCGTCCGGGGACACGGATCGTCCTCGAGGAGGGCCCGGTCCCGACGGACCTGCGCGAGAGCCTGACGACCGCGGCCCTCCTCTCTGCGGACGGCGCATTCGACCTCGTCTACCTCGACGTCACCTGGACCTCGAAGCTCGCGGCGGCCGGCTGGCTCCTCCCGCTCGACGGCGAGATCGGCGAGGCGGAACGCTCCGCCTTCCTCCCGCAGGCGCTCGCCGCCGGGTTCTTCCGCGGTCGCCTCTACCGCATCCCCTTCCGCACCGACGTCGGGCTCCTCTACTACCGCGCCGACCTCCTCGCGGCCGCGGGGATCGCCCCGCCCCGCACGTTCGCCGAGCTCGAAGCCGCCGCGCGGCGCCTCCAGTCGCCGCCGGAACGCTGGGGGTTCCTCTGGCAGGGGGCCCAGTACGAGGGGCTCGTCTGCTTCTTTCTCGAGGTCCTGCACGGCCACGGCGGCTCCTGGATCGACCCGGGGACGCTCGAGGTCGGCCTCGACAGGCCCCAGGCCGAGGCCGCGCTCTCCTTCCTCCTGCGCGCCCGCGCACCGGGCGGCATCAGCCCGCAGGGCGTGGCCGCGTACAAGGAGGAAGAGACGCGCCACCTCTTCCAGTCGGGACGCGCGGTCTTCCTCAGAAGCTGGCCCTACGTCTGGCGCCTCGCGCAGCGCGAAGGCTCCGCCGTGGCGGGGAAGATCGGCGTCCTCCCCGTGCCGACCCTCTCGGGCGACGCGGGCTCGGGGACGCTCGGCGGCTGGGGCCTCGCCGTGGCCCGCTCCTCGCGCCACCCCGCAGAGGCGCTCGCCTTCGTCCGTCACGCGACGACGCTCGAGAGCCAGCGGCTCTTCTGCGAGGCGACCGGCTTCGCGCCCGCGCGGGCGGACGCGTACGAAAACCCGGCCCTGCTCGCCGCGAACCCGTTCCTCGCCGACCTGAGGCGGATCCACGCCGGCGCGACACCCCGGCCCGTCATCGCGCGGTACGCGCAGGCGTCCGACATCCTCCAGCGACACCTGACGGCCGCCCTCGCGGGTCTCTCGACGCCGCGCGCGGCGCTCGCGTCCGCAGCCCGCGAGACGCGCCTCGTCATCGGGGACGCGCCGTGA
- a CDS encoding sugar ABC transporter permease produces MSAGTLAARARRERVLLLAPVLVLLALVVAIPALRVVYLGFTRTGLDDAVVSSWAGLATHARTFGDGRFLGALRNTALFTSLSVLLEVTLGTALALLLDRPFRGRGGLRAVVLVPWALPTSVMALAWAWIFHDTFGMANDLLARLGLLGEPVAWLAQPATAMAALVVADAWKATPFVALIVLAGLQGIPSEVLEAARVDGAGAFQRFRRITLPLLLPSLVVATLFRAIQSWGAFDIVYVMTGGGPGGSTETLALYAYQSWFRYLDFGYGAAIAVQGMLLALVLAAVVVRLASHREVE; encoded by the coding sequence GTGAGCGCCGGGACGCTCGCCGCGCGGGCGCGACGCGAGCGCGTGCTCCTCCTCGCGCCGGTCCTCGTCCTCCTCGCGCTCGTCGTGGCGATCCCGGCGCTGCGCGTCGTCTACCTCGGTTTCACGCGGACCGGGCTCGACGACGCCGTCGTCTCCTCCTGGGCCGGGCTGGCGACGCACGCGCGGACGTTCGGCGATGGGCGATTCCTCGGCGCCCTCCGGAACACGGCGCTCTTCACGAGCCTCTCCGTCCTCCTCGAGGTGACGCTCGGGACGGCGCTCGCGCTCCTCCTCGACCGGCCGTTCCGCGGGCGGGGGGGCCTGCGCGCCGTCGTCCTCGTCCCGTGGGCGCTCCCGACGTCGGTCATGGCGCTCGCGTGGGCCTGGATCTTCCACGACACGTTCGGGATGGCGAACGACCTCCTCGCCCGCCTCGGCCTTCTCGGGGAGCCGGTCGCCTGGCTCGCCCAGCCCGCGACGGCGATGGCGGCGCTCGTCGTGGCCGACGCCTGGAAGGCGACGCCGTTCGTCGCCCTCATCGTCCTGGCCGGCCTGCAGGGGATTCCCTCCGAGGTCCTCGAAGCCGCGCGGGTCGACGGCGCGGGCGCGTTCCAGCGCTTTCGGCGCATCACCCTCCCGCTCCTCCTTCCCTCGCTCGTCGTCGCCACGCTCTTCCGGGCGATCCAGTCCTGGGGCGCCTTCGACATCGTCTACGTGATGACCGGGGGCGGGCCGGGAGGCTCGACGGAGACGCTCGCCCTCTACGCCTACCAGAGCTGGTTCCGCTACCTGGACTTCGGCTACGGCGCCGCGATCGCGGTCCAGGGAATGCTCCTGGCGCTCGTCCTGGCGGCGGTCGTCGTCCGGCTCGCCTCTCACAGGGAGGTGGAATGA
- a CDS encoding carbohydrate ABC transporter permease, with protein MRRRPLAAAGLALAIVLAAVWSLVPAAWQALTAVKPDAQITSVPAVWVPNPPTAEHVRALWERKPFARYLANSAGIALAATLLCLAAAAPAAAALCRMRPRARNRWLLGLLLVSLFPPILLLFPLYEGVRLLGLVNSPLALVFPYAAFGLPLAVWVLEAGFRELPKEVEEAATLDGLGPLGRLLRVQLPLAAPSVTAAALLTFIASWNEFLLALSFTTRDTSRTVTAGIASVSGASLYEVPWGQLSAAIVLATLPVVLLVLVFERRISGGLTGGAVKG; from the coding sequence ATGAGGCGCCGCCCCCTCGCTGCGGCGGGCCTGGCGCTGGCGATCGTGCTCGCCGCCGTCTGGAGCCTCGTCCCCGCCGCGTGGCAGGCGCTGACGGCCGTCAAGCCCGACGCGCAGATCACGTCGGTCCCCGCCGTCTGGGTCCCGAACCCACCAACGGCCGAGCACGTCCGCGCGCTCTGGGAGAGGAAGCCCTTCGCGCGCTACCTCGCCAACAGCGCCGGGATCGCGCTGGCGGCGACGCTCCTCTGCCTGGCGGCCGCCGCCCCCGCGGCCGCCGCGCTCTGCCGGATGCGGCCACGCGCGCGGAACCGGTGGCTCCTGGGGCTCCTCCTCGTCTCCCTCTTCCCGCCGATCCTCCTTCTCTTCCCGCTCTACGAGGGAGTGCGTCTCCTCGGCCTCGTGAACTCTCCCCTCGCGCTCGTCTTCCCCTACGCGGCCTTCGGCCTGCCGCTCGCCGTATGGGTCCTGGAGGCCGGATTCCGGGAGCTGCCGAAGGAGGTGGAGGAGGCCGCGACTCTCGACGGCCTGGGCCCGCTCGGGCGCCTGCTGCGCGTCCAGCTCCCGCTTGCGGCCCCGTCCGTGACGGCCGCGGCGCTCCTGACGTTCATCGCGTCGTGGAACGAGTTCCTCCTCGCCCTCAGCTTCACGACGCGCGACACGAGCCGCACCGTCACCGCCGGGATCGCCAGCGTCTCGGGCGCCTCGCTCTACGAGGTGCCGTGGGGGCAGCTCTCCGCGGCGATCGTCCTCGCGACGCTCCCCGTCGTCCTCCTGGTCCTCGTCTTCGAGCGGCGGATCTCGGGCGGGCTGACGGGGGGCGCGGTCAAGGGCTGA
- a CDS encoding TetR/AcrR family transcriptional regulator, whose translation MVGTRRKLREVLEPVRIREIGEATLRVVARKGVEGTTMQEIADEAGLAKGTLYLYFENREELVVHVAESAFEELQLAVAEALGGQGAIPERLEAAILTHVAFFERRRDLFRLFLSVAHPGPGAERSARHARSCNPLYRAYLDLLASFFSEGQARGEMRPFPPDRLALFVAEGIAGLILRRLGETDPPPVEEDVRLVVDTLFCGITARRIA comes from the coding sequence ATGGTTGGTACACGACGAAAGCTGAGGGAAGTCCTCGAGCCGGTGCGAATCCGGGAGATCGGCGAGGCCACGCTCCGGGTCGTCGCGCGCAAGGGGGTCGAGGGGACGACGATGCAGGAGATCGCGGACGAGGCGGGCCTGGCGAAAGGGACCCTCTACCTCTACTTCGAGAACCGCGAAGAGCTGGTCGTCCACGTGGCCGAATCGGCCTTCGAGGAGCTCCAGCTCGCTGTCGCCGAAGCGCTCGGCGGGCAGGGAGCCATTCCCGAGAGGCTCGAGGCCGCAATCCTGACCCACGTCGCGTTCTTCGAGCGGCGCCGGGACCTGTTCCGGCTCTTCCTCTCCGTCGCCCACCCCGGGCCCGGCGCCGAGCGCTCCGCGCGGCACGCACGCAGCTGCAACCCGCTCTACCGCGCCTACCTCGACCTTCTCGCCTCGTTCTTCTCCGAGGGCCAGGCCCGCGGGGAGATGCGCCCCTTCCCCCCCGACCGGCTCGCCCTCTTCGTCGCCGAAGGGATCGCGGGCCTGATCCTGCGAAGGCTCGGGGAGACCGACCCGCCCCCCGTCGAGGAGGACGTGCGGCTCGTCGTCGACACGCTCTTCTGCGGCATCACCGCCAGGAGGATCGCTTGA
- a CDS encoding TolC family protein, which yields MNLSRGHHRAALAAAMILLSVSPPAPAEGLTLADAFERALSSNLSLERARRELPAADAERKAIFAALLPKVAAAGNLGLNSTEVSFGEPPDDRTVLPKQDWDYRVVAVQPLFAGLREKRAYDQSKLAVEGARETGRGAEEDVLLRVATAFAAAAGSEALVDVETRNVALVAQRKKQAKDLFEAGETTRVDLLRAEADGKAAEERLISARQGLEEALGRLRVALALDGPVDVDAGSALLPPLGPESDLVASALARPDVRQAELAFSSAGIEVKKQRGAYLPVLFAEAGYVKQKRAFPVDEYGYGALRFSVDLFRGGETAARVAAARERETQARLAVEELRREVKEEVQVALLAVEAARARTKLADERLSAAQADYDQTFEQYRSQLLTTLDVQSAETSLAEARRGRIAARLGLFLAEVRTFHAAGVLAPATRKETAR from the coding sequence TTGAACCTCTCGAGAGGACACCACCGGGCCGCGCTCGCAGCGGCCATGATTCTCCTTTCCGTATCGCCGCCCGCCCCCGCCGAGGGGCTCACGCTCGCCGACGCGTTCGAGCGGGCCCTCTCCTCGAACCTCTCGCTGGAGAGGGCACGGCGCGAGCTCCCCGCCGCCGACGCAGAGCGCAAGGCGATTTTCGCGGCTCTTCTCCCGAAGGTCGCGGCCGCCGGGAACCTCGGGCTCAACAGCACCGAGGTCTCGTTCGGCGAGCCGCCGGACGACCGGACGGTCCTCCCGAAGCAGGACTGGGACTACCGGGTCGTCGCCGTCCAGCCGCTCTTCGCTGGGCTGCGCGAGAAGCGCGCCTACGACCAGTCGAAGCTCGCCGTCGAGGGGGCGCGCGAAACGGGCCGCGGCGCGGAAGAGGACGTCCTTCTGCGTGTCGCCACCGCGTTCGCCGCAGCCGCCGGGAGCGAGGCGCTCGTGGACGTCGAGACGCGCAACGTCGCCCTCGTGGCGCAGCGGAAGAAGCAGGCGAAGGACCTCTTCGAGGCCGGAGAGACCACCCGCGTCGACCTCCTGCGGGCCGAGGCCGACGGCAAGGCCGCCGAGGAACGGCTCATCTCGGCCCGGCAGGGGCTCGAGGAAGCGCTCGGCCGGCTCCGGGTCGCCCTCGCCCTCGACGGTCCGGTCGACGTCGACGCCGGCTCGGCTCTCCTCCCGCCGCTCGGGCCCGAGAGCGATCTCGTCGCGTCGGCCCTCGCGCGACCCGACGTGAGGCAGGCCGAGCTCGCCTTCTCGTCCGCAGGGATCGAGGTGAAGAAGCAGCGGGGTGCATACCTCCCCGTCCTCTTCGCAGAGGCGGGGTACGTGAAGCAGAAGCGCGCCTTCCCCGTAGACGAATACGGCTACGGCGCCCTCCGCTTCTCCGTCGACCTGTTCCGCGGCGGCGAGACCGCCGCCCGCGTGGCCGCAGCCCGCGAGCGCGAGACGCAGGCCCGGCTCGCCGTGGAGGAGCTCCGGCGCGAGGTGAAGGAGGAGGTCCAGGTCGCCCTGCTCGCCGTCGAGGCGGCGCGGGCACGGACGAAGCTCGCCGACGAGCGGTTGAGCGCGGCCCAGGCCGACTACGACCAGACCTTCGAGCAGTACCGCAGCCAGCTCCTGACGACCCTCGACGTCCAGTCCGCCGAAACGTCGCTGGCCGAGGCCCGGCGCGGCCGCATCGCCGCCCGCCTCGGACTCTTCCTGGCCGAGGTCCGCACGTTCCACGCGGCCGGCGTCCTCGCCCCCGCCACCCGCAAGGAGACCGCCCGATGA
- a CDS encoding efflux RND transporter periplasmic adaptor subunit, with product MSPRPIPAALAALPLVLALSGCGPKGPVAAPKETTPAALPDDVKPLETALAPAPATDPAAAAADERVLLATGEFIPLVRSELVARVTGRVAQVLVDEGARVAMGQPLLTLETEYLRLDAARAEAEVARAAAVLADAERDFGRKKELVAKESVAPAAFERSQAAFEGAKASRLGAQAGLDLAKQRLSDAVLRSPIDGVVLEKRVDVGERLSEGTVTFVVVQTAPLKLRFRVPERFLGAAERGAKVRATVDPYPGETFDGTVSVVVAALDPASRTFAVEALFPNRDGRLRPGLFARVELERPAAKR from the coding sequence ATGAGCCCGAGACCGATCCCCGCCGCGCTGGCGGCCCTTCCACTCGTCCTCGCCCTTTCCGGATGCGGCCCGAAAGGCCCCGTCGCCGCGCCGAAGGAGACCACACCCGCCGCCCTCCCCGACGACGTGAAGCCGCTCGAAACGGCTCTCGCGCCCGCACCCGCCACAGATCCGGCGGCCGCCGCCGCGGACGAGCGCGTTCTTCTCGCCACCGGCGAGTTCATCCCGCTCGTGCGCTCCGAGCTCGTCGCCCGGGTCACCGGGCGCGTGGCGCAGGTCCTCGTCGACGAGGGCGCGCGGGTCGCGATGGGCCAGCCGTTGCTGACGCTCGAGACCGAGTACCTGAGGCTCGACGCCGCCCGTGCCGAGGCCGAAGTGGCCCGCGCGGCCGCCGTCCTGGCCGACGCCGAGCGCGATTTCGGCAGGAAGAAGGAGCTCGTGGCAAAGGAGTCGGTCGCCCCGGCCGCCTTCGAACGCTCGCAGGCCGCCTTCGAAGGAGCGAAAGCGTCCCGCCTCGGCGCGCAGGCGGGCCTCGACCTGGCGAAACAGCGCCTCTCCGACGCCGTCCTGCGCTCCCCGATCGACGGCGTCGTCCTCGAGAAGCGCGTCGACGTGGGGGAACGCCTGAGCGAGGGGACGGTGACGTTCGTCGTCGTCCAGACCGCGCCGCTCAAGCTCCGCTTCCGGGTCCCCGAGCGCTTCCTCGGCGCCGCCGAGCGGGGCGCCAAGGTGCGGGCCACGGTCGACCCGTACCCGGGAGAGACCTTCGACGGCACCGTCTCGGTCGTCGTTGCCGCCCTCGACCCGGCGAGCCGGACGTTCGCCGTCGAGGCGCTCTTCCCGAACCGCGACGGGCGCCTGCGCCCCGGGCTCTTCGCGCGCGTCGAGCTCGAGCGTCCGGCGGCGAAACGGTAA